Below is a window of Lytechinus variegatus isolate NC3 chromosome 4, Lvar_3.0, whole genome shotgun sequence DNA.
CTTCTACtcccacttttttttatatcatttacttTTATACGTGCTTGGTGGGTTCTTTTTTGTGAGGCCCAGTGAGGGTGATGGAGATGAGAATCATAACACTTTATATTTGCTGTCgtcagggccctgggaacaatTTTAAATGGGGGGGGTACTGTGGgtcttgtttttaaaaaattgttccaaaatgaAGGGGATGTtggtaagaaaaaaatgacgaaCATTTTCGCTTGTCTACCTGATTCGCATGGGGTTGTTGGCTATGATAAATAACATTCGCATCACttcctgaaaaaatattttggtgtgAACAGCATCCCCAGCATCAAAATTTAGATGACCTAAAAAGTATACCACGGCGAAAAGGTTTATAGCATTGtccatataaaaatgaaatgtgtccGTTATTTTAGTTACTTCATGATTTTATACGACTTATGTTAaatgaggaaataaaaaaaaatcaaatcaatgagAATTGATTTTGCTACACTCAGACAGTCATGGCAGTAATAATCATGTAAACTGCATTCATAAGAAAACGTATTACGGGTACAggcaaaataacaaaaaatgttttttttcggTTTGACCATGAGTCCACTTTAGCATTCATTATTCTAATGAGTTCATGGAGACAATTCCATtgttccactaccaatacattGCACgtcatgtatatttattatttgCTTGTTCgttagtttgtttgtttttgacTACCTAATGCCTTCCCATATTCTAAAGTATCCACCTTCTTGGTTTTTTTCTGAAATGGCATGTTCACTGTCTCGATATCTAAAATCAGAAAGCTTCATAACTTTCATTCTCACCCCTGGCTCATCCATCTCACTCAAGCTTGAAGGAAATCGTGAAAAAAGGGTGACCATATGTAATGATTTCTAGGACAACGCGAACATCTTTCTAATATATCTGGTATACGTCCAATACCAGCTGTTTTTATAGAGTGTGTCTTGGATTCATCTCATTTGCAATGCAACACCATTCTTGATTCTTCCTGAGTGTACGGGTAGGCGATCGATCAAATTTGAAGCACGATTAGTTGTTATAACGTTACATTCCATTggtgatgaaaatgattgatGATTGGAGGTATATCTTCTTTAGAGGGCGCTTTATCTATCTACAAATAGATGAATTCTGATACAAGACCGGTAGTTTTCATTTTCAGGGTTATTTTCCTCCTGTAAACCTCGATTCCAGATTGCAACCGTAAGGTAAGTTTGTCCATATTTTTATCCATTTTGTtcatatgttatttttttccctGATAATTGtatagatgaaagaaaaaaaagaggaagaagaatcaCTGTGTAGGAAGGAGTGGGAAagtcaaaaagaaaataattttagatGATCAAAGTTTTTTGCTGTATATATCTAAATCTtagaaattcattttaaaaggtCATGTACGATTATGTAGTAGGGCACAGTGACCACATTTTGGTGACAGTACTTTCTGAACTTAATCATTAATCATTATGCATCGCTTCCAGTATTAAACGTAATAGCCCATTGAAATCATTTATACCTACGATTCTTTACATTGAAAGAAGACACTTGCCTCTTTTACAAGCACTGCTCTTGGGCTTTTAGGCAAGCCTCCTCCGTTTTGttacttcattttgttttcttagcTGAGTCAGATTCGTTATTGTTAAATTGGGACGTTTTAGATTCAAACCTGGATTAATCACTGaatgatttattcattattatacaTTCACAGTGTTatggttgatatatttttcgGTAAATATTTGACTCTGTAGGACTAATGTTAGTTTGCCTTTTGCTGAcggaaaatgaatttaaaaataagcaaatgaatgaatgaatgaataagtaaataaatgaataaataagtaaaaagataaatgaataaataaatgaataaataaataaagaaataaatggataactaaataaatgaataaataaatgaatgaatgaataaataaataagtaaagtagaaataaaaaaaaatcttggtgAATCCTATTAATACGTAGTACTGAAATGTAACTGTACTGTTTtgcttcaatgttttttttccagggAAAGTTCACATCAGCGGACGGTCAATTCATAATGAACTACTCGTCAGTTGTCATCATAGTGCTGCTAGCTGTGATCGGGTTAGACCTCGGGCAAGCTACTTACAATCATGACCTTGAATTTACAGAAGATGAGTTCCAAACTCTAATGGATATGATGGAAGGTGAGtgttctttcccttctttttcaaCTTTAACACTTTTGAATTTCAGATGGGAGGAGAGAACAGGGCTGACTCTTTATCATGAATAGAACAATGTCAACCGAAAATAAGAGCGGGGATGGGTCTGGCTTAAGTTTACATTCATAACCTAAACTAAAATGTGAAAAACCGAAAGAGGAAGATAGAGAAATGTTAATGTAACGACTGAGGTAAAGGCAGAATAATAATTGGTGTTGCGGATGGGGAAAACGACCGAGAGAGGGGGTCAGAGAGAGTGAGGGGCAAATTTGGATGAAGGGGCGACGCGGCGGCTCCCTGTATGCTAGGTTCATAAACTGTACCAAACCCACACGTAAAAACGTATTTAATCCCCTTATTTAAGATCATTATTTAAAGCTATACTGGAGACAAACGATGAAAACGTCAATAATGTGAATAACGAAGAAACAAAACGGACACAACAGCGACACTGTTAACTTTTACAGATCGAGAAAGATTTTAACTTGGAAGAAAATAAGTGAATGAAAGATTGATGAATGATTTTCCTGGTTTTAGGTGAATTGTTTGATTTGTACAACTTACTGGTAACATGACATGTGTATATGCTCTACAAAGACCGTCATTTTTTATAGCgctgcaagtttttttttatttaatattaagACGATCGTAACAGATTCGGAGGCTGAATGCGATTGATTCTAttcattaatacatgtacaaacactATCATTTTGGGGGCTTGTTTTAATtgatccattttcttttcaatatctTAACAACTTCAAAAGATTCTGAGAATGAACGGGATGTGCGCCTTTCTAACTGGTTTAAAAAGGCATTTAATTCTGCCAAAGATTGGACCAAAAAGGCTGCCAGTGACGCAGGGAAATGGACGAAGAAGGCAGCCAGCGACGCAGGTAAATGGACCAAAAAAGCCGTCAAAGACGCGGGCAAAGCAATCAAGAAAGGGTGTGGATATGTCAACGAGATACCTGTCAAAGAACTTGGTAAGGAATTatctttcctgttttttttttttttgctttcataaaacaaaatacaatgtcaagattcagaatttgatattcatttgcTGTCATTAAACCAGGgcaaatttttattttcgtaTCTCCGTTGACTCAATCATTAATTCTAACTCCTTTTCCAATTTTACTGATTCAGACAATGTGAGcttgtatgatgatgatggcggtggtggtgatgatgatgatgatggtgatggtgatgatgatgatgatgatggtgatgatgatgatgatgatggcggtggtggtgatgatgatgatgatgatgatgatggtgatgatgatgatgatgatggcggtggtggtgatgatgatgatggtgatggtgatgatgatggtgatgatgatggtggtgatgatgatgatgacgatgaagatgatggtgatgatgatggtgatgatgatgataatgatgatgatgttgatgatgatgataatgataatgatgatgattatgatggtgatgctgctgatgatgacgatgtcAATAAATCatggtgatggagatgatgattatgattaagcGAAGGTTGCAATTATTGTCTGACAAttgtcatatctgacaacttttcttgattttgattggctgaagcGCAGTTGTTTGACTGTTGCGAAAGTAACTTCTGGATAAAACAGACtctataaaataataaattttaaacTTATAAATTGTCTGACAAATCTTTTCAAGGAACTTCCCTGTGCCCAGTCTTAAGAATTGTAATTGATTCGATTGATCTCACCTATGGAAagtcagcaaaaaaaaatcgtttttaaagtgttttttttaattatggcaTAATATGCATGCAACGTTGTCTTAAGAAATCAGTCCGCCTTTTTCCTTTCCAAGTGGATTATGCTGTGTACGTTTCCTACATGAATTAATATGACATTGGTGGCTTTCCATAGCTGATTTCAGTTTCAACCTAAAACATAATATATACGTGTAATAACATGACAACAAATACTCAAATATAcatttttgaatatattttattcagttTATCACAGAACGAAGGAGATGACAGAAGAAGAGTTTATGTCGGATGTCGATGAGGCTCAGCTAGCAGCAGCTTACAATGCTTTAAAATCAGGTTGCAAAATCATTGGGAAGTAGAAGGATGTACATCGACTAACTCTCCCTCCTACaaatcagggccctgtctttcaaatagttacaattgatccaatcaatcgtaactctatggaaatccgtcattgtcataatttttttaaaggaaatttgcaaaatgtcctttgtaaacaaagcaGAGCACACCAATTgtcaaaaataaatgaatttatggatgtacattcatatctagacaTTTTTTTGAGCaagcatgcattttatatgttgactttgctggctttccatagttgcgattgatcagatcaatcgtaactctttgtaagatgggcccctggTGTCTCTTATGCTACAGTCTGACAGTCATACAAATGAAACCCCGTGCAAACCGAACGATTCTATGTCATAGGACAGACTGAATTAGGTTTCGCCGGTGTAACCGGTTATTACTCTATAAGAGAATAATCATTATCCCCAATAACATGCAAGAATCAGTCCATTCTATAATAAATTTTACCGGTCAGATGTCTAAATAATAAATACCATTATCCATTGCCTTTGGGGTCCaaaatttgtttgcattttattctttgttacgttttcaaacttaaaggacaagtccacccaaacaaaagagaaaaatctaacgaGCATAAAACTGACAATTTCATTACAATCGCATGTatataggaaagttatgacattttaagattttgcttaatttcacatatcaGTTATGTGCAtattctggtcggtatgcaaatgagaggacTGATGACAACACTCACTCACCCACTatttcgtttgtattttattatatgaaatattctcctCATTGGAAAATAAGCTTtcttcctccatgaacatggaGAATTACAAACGTTTTAACAtcttatggttcagtcaagctggtcattattatcaaatctgtaaaattgaaatattgtagaattcaaacaatagataTGGTGAGTGACGGACATCATTGACCGTCTCATTCACATGCCACTGACAtgactgagttgtgcatataactgttttgtaaaagaaattaagcgaaaatatataatatcataactttctaattttacattcgattttgatgaaatcttcaacGTTATTCTTGCTTGATTTATCTCCATTGattcaaaatcaacatttgGGGGGATGGACTTGAGCTTTAATCCTCATGACTCTCGAGATATTCTCAAATGGTTTGTTAGATTTGATTGAAAAGTTCTTGAAAGAGTGGATCATCCAGATAAAAATGTGTCaagatataattaaaaaaagaatgcatTTAAAACATACGAAACTGAGAACCAAACTTTTCATCATTACGAACAATACAATGTTATTTCATGAGATACAAATTTcctcttatttcatttgattcaaCTTATATTTTGTTTGCCAGATCACAGGCATATACATGTTTAGTTGCACTTGTTTAGTTTCCAATAATGATCGGACCTAGCTGGTCTATATAATATCATTAGAAAAAGGTGTTCATGCGTTCATGATGGTTAAAGGACGATTGTTGTTGTTTAAGATCTTGACGACGACtacgatgatgataacgatgataacaatgataacaataatgtaGGTGGTAATCATGGTGTTATGTGGTCGTTGtagtcatgatgatgatgatgatggtgatgactttgatgatgatgatgatgatgatgatgatgatgaatatgataatgatgacgatattGATGacgttgttgatgatgatgatgagatggcAATAGTGGTGGTGGAGATGGTCATCATGATGtgatgtggtggtgatgatgataatgatgatgatgaatgaagaTGGCGCTGATGATAAAgttgattatgatgacgataatgagaCAACgacgacggtgatgatgatgaatatacTTATAACAACTAGACCTGTACAGGGATATTTTTGGAATACACGAAGACAATAGttacttggcaaatcaaatgcGAGCACACAGCCAGAGCTGAAAATGTTgttattcagacaataaaagGGATGTTTTCacagagcatttttttttaatcaatttgtaaatcatagaaaaaaatgaaagctcgatgtctgaGCTGaacaggggcggaaatctctcccaaaaggtaggggggacacaggggcggatcaagCCTTCGCCAAGAGGGGGGcgaaatttgtttcagccatattttccccgatcggcagctcgaagatgatttttgtttgtttctttgaaggggtagtcctcattagtcacttcttagctttattcgtataaattgatatataatatcaatcataattcttatttatatgatgcgagcgcgaagcgcgagctaattttttggaaatttcatatatttgaactaattttttggaaatttcatatatttgaacattctgggcaatgtttgttatcctgaaaaaaaatgtgtatgcaacttaataattactagCGTCGCAatgcgcgagcagaaatgaactgatggaaaagatacctgttacaaagtagcatttaacagtcgaataatgcgagcgaagggcgagctatttttttacattttctttttacattttcaccTAAAGAATTgtaactcaagcagaataggtatataagtaaacaactgatgcgagcgcgaagcgcgagcagaaagtttcaagatttagtcctataatatttactgaatgagacattcatgttttgtaagtCATGAAAAGGACGagtattaatgcgagcgcaaagcacgagcagaaattgttTATATACCTTTTGAACTGGTACTTGTTGAAAAGGTAACTGTCAAAGaatgcttgcacttagccatgaaggtgTTACATAATTCAACAAtcaaaagaatggaaaattgtaattagtttttgtaatcgtgaacagaaTAGCTATACAATTTAATAAttgaagcgagcgcgaagcgcgatcagaaaaaaaatcgagatttagacctagaaatgggccactctgttcatgttttgtaagtcatgaaaaggatgagtaatatggggtcttcctacattaataataataaattttgatattgtgatctgaaactggataatgatttaaatagaaaacaacttgagtatcttaaaaaaaaatgcgcgcgtgtgtttcatatttagacctagaatctaggcattctaaatacatcatgaaaatcatgaaactttgatattccgatctaaaaaaaagagtaaatttcagCTTTGTATTTGaagcactttgtagaaaatcgaaggtggatatggatcgcacttaaaaaagagctgatatttccACTATCATTACTccgagttttgacataggaccgggacatccttacgacatgtcatcatatgaaaaagatgactatcttcctattcctatTGCTaggcgagatgaaacaaaaaggacaatttgatattaaattaatatcatatttattaatgcctataatgagggcgcgaaatctgataatatggcataaaaactggacattttacttttgtaattatgaataggatgttAATTtctaaccattaatgcgagcgcaaatcgcgagctaaatttttgataaactgtcatgaaaaggggattttaagtagtttgttgtataatcaatattgaaacataTATAACTCGCCAGACCTATGAAGGGATATTTTAAAACTATATgaaatacacgaaaataataggtacctgataaatcaaaatttgcgaacgcgcagcgcaagcagcaaatgttaatattcagaccataaaactgacatctttacagagcactttttaaaaatcaatttgtaaatcacacaacataatgaaagttcgatttccgaggtgaaatatgttttgtatattgacttccaaacttgacaTTCgagctccatattgaacaagatatgtaaatcacctaacaggcaatgtgagcgcgaagcgcgagcgaaaattttatataatggcACGAgagttctttttattttccaaatcttcccctcatctttttATGCACTTGTTgtccttctcttcttttcctcctctcttttccctcctttattccttctttctttcccttttttttctttttttggtccgccaagaggggggggcaggcccctcggccccctggTCCGCCTACggggacaaggggcgggaaaatttgacaagcaaaaaaaaggttatccaaaagtaaggtcatcttgTCCCAACTCGTCCcaatcataaaagaccaaaaatagtagggggacatttgatattgtgtcccccctactattttgagtagggggacacgtcccccctgggatttccgcccatggagctgaaatatgttttatatattgattttaagacctgatattttaagctccatatcagcctattgagcaagatatgtatcttATCGAATAGGtaaagcaagcgcgaagcgcgtgaaAAAAATTTGTAAAGTGACCTGAAAGATTTAACTTTCTCACCTTATTTtgttcactcgtcttcctccttatttttcatCCTCTCTTTCAGCTttccctttccccctttctttcccccttttttctttttttttgttccgccaataggggaggGGGCTCGCCCCCGCCCCCATGATCCGCCTACgtatatcaataataatagtgaaATTGTTAGCGTTATTTTTTCATCCCGGTATTCTTCTGGTAGCACCCACAGTAAGCAAACAAAAATCCGACAATGTATACTATGAACATTAtgtttgtaataataatttgtaaaaattcacTGGCGTATAGATGGGGGGCTAAGGATAGCACCTGCCCtttataaacatatttttcacaaatttccaCTGATTCAACAAACAAATTATTCTGTTTAGGAAAAAGGAAGCAAATTGAcaaggcaacaatagtcaaaactgactagtttgcctattcaaacTCAAGATTCAAGGTTTATTCATAAcaacatttcacattttcaacaaaatcaacAACTCAATACAAACAATGTTATACAATACAACTTATCATAGATAAGCATAAATAAATatcgtaaaatatgaaatgtatacctaatataacaatataaaaaatggtTCTAAGataatgacaaagaaagaaaatgtagaaaaataacaacaacaacacggGGAACATGTTTTTAGGAATAAGAGGAAATAAACGAGAAAAAGGGAAATATCATTAATTTACagttatgtcaaaatgtatcacAAATATAGATTTTGGTTCAAAAAGCGTCGAAATTCTAATTTGCTTGCGACTTTTATAGAGATTTTGCCCCACATACCAAAGGCATATAATTCCCCTAGTAATTTTGACTCTTATGCCGCTGTTATTGTAGAATTGAATGGTTTCTGACACCATCATGGCGCCTTCATCTTTAGACATAACATGTacaattttttgtattatattttctctctttgtaTGAATGTACACATTTGGTTAGATGGTAGAAAATAAGTGTTTATTTGAAttgcattgaattgaattgaatttaatgaCGTGGGATGTTTGCCCTGTTGCAAAGAGTACAATAAAACATCTGTTAATAGTGAGTTGGTTTTCCCCACTTGTTTAAAGGGAAATGTATACAGTCAATTGACTATAATAAAACAGTACGCTCAAATAATTACAGCGATTTGGATTgtgaatctgttttttttttaaccggGATAAGTAACATAGCACGGACATTATGCAAACGGGTTACCCGATAATTGATAGCGCTAAGGGTTATTTtcacgaagcactcaatgagttaaacATATAATTATCATATTATATGCCTCAAAAGTTTAAACTTTGTCGCTATATTGAGGATAATCGGTGCCTCATGAATGCCAAGAGTAGAATAAGTATAAGAATAAGGATTTATTTACCGtccaaaaatggaaattcttCTTGTTTACATGCCGTGCaacaaaataaagacaacaaATTATGAACAATGAAATCTGCATTTGGATCATGacaataaacataataatacGTAATAAGTCATcgcagtgtttttttttattattaagaaAGGCATTAGGTAAGTTTATTGCAATTATCTGAAATTTGGGAGTTAttaaagaaatacattattGGATTGATTCAATTACAAAGTGAGTTATAAACCTGATCCaacatacataaacatttcagtGTAAGTATTATTATACATATGTATTTATTGTCATGTTCCAAATGTAGATTTCATTGTGTATgaatttacataatttgttgtctttattttgttGCACGGCATGTAAACAAGAAGAATTTCCAATTTTGGACGATAAATAAATTGGAAGGGATTTAGATTATGATTACAATTAATTTGCAAATTCATTGAGTGATTTCTTGAATTTCAACAAGGTTTAATATCAAACTTGgttttatattttacatttaatgtgAGTACTTCTTATGAATGTATTCATGTATTCTTGCTAGCATGGATCATAATCAAATaggaaagaggaagagaaaaagggagagagagagatgagaaGAGAatggaagagggagagagaagaaagagagaaagaataaaaagatagaaagaatagaaagaaagaaagaaagaaagaaagggggaaagagaacaaaaacaaagataagaaaagaaagatagatagatagatagatagatagatagaaagatagatagatagatagatagatagatagaaagaaagaaagaaagatagatagatagatagatagatagatagatgatagatagatagatagaaagaaagaaagaaagaaagaaggaaggaaaaaaaaggaaaggaaaggaaacaaaagaaaatatgagaaaagaaaggaagaacaCAAGACGGAAAAATCTACTTTAGCAATTGAGTTTAGGAGACGGAGAGAAATGGGCACAAACGAGTTAGGATATCGGATGGTATTAGCCTTAACACACCGCCATTGTTTCCCATTTCCTAACATAGCATTACTGATATTTAGaggatgtgattttttttggatACTTCAATTTCCTTATTTAGAGTTATTTCCTGACAAATCAGGTCCAGATCAAATTCTATATTCAGGATTGTGCCTGCttgttttacttttctttttagtttCCTCTTATCTTAAAGTCTAGCACTGTTATATCACAAGGAGCACCCACAAATCATCACGCTTTCAATCACTGATTTATGAAACAAATTCATTATCTTCTCGTCAATTCTAAAGCTATAGCTTCCGAATGAATTAcatacttttgttttctttcttagATAGatcattgatttgatttgcaGGTTAATTTGTGAACTATCTGTTatgtattatcaatattattattattattatgtttgccCTGCTACAAAGAGAACAATACAAACATCTGTAAAAGGCGAGTTGGTTTTCATCACTTGTTTAAAGAGGAAATTATTATCCCAATTAGTTTCTGTACTACAAGAGTGcattcaaataaagaaaaaaatattacagcAATTTGAATTGTAGATTTGTTTGCAAAACAGTGATAAGTAACATAAAACGgacatattatgcaaataaggtACCGATAATCGATCTTGCCAAAGAATTATTTTAAACATATAATTATCATACTATATGCACAAATTTTGTGTACACTTTGTTGTTGAATTGCAGAGTGGATGGCAGGGGTATAACACTTTCCATTAAAAAGCACGCCCACGTTCTCCACTgtaaaatattgggtaaaattttaaccagcaggagggtaattatgtgcccaaccaatttggggcagtattttaacCAAATGCGGTATTATTGCCCGGTAAGGAAAAAATAAGGCGCAATAACTTTATAATGGACAAAGtgttcatcacactggataactAAAAATGCCAAAAAGAAATGCctaatgttggttggatacataattaccctcaaggagcatttttacccagtatttttttagagtgaaatGAAGACAGTTTCCCCCtctgaaatatcataacttaattATAACCACATTTGTAACCTCTTCCTCATAATACATGTCGCGGTCAAACGAGCCAAATCGACTATTGGAAATAAATGCCCTAGTCACGTTGGCAAACCTAGCTTCAGACCTATCTTAGGTATCGAGTTACTCTCTCAATGGCATACAATATAATATCGGTCGGTTTGAAATATGGGAAGGGACAAGACAACAaactccccccaaaaaaaaaaaaattataataataataataaaataaacaaataaatgaaaaaataaatagataaataaataagttaaggaataaataaatgaataaataaaaaataaaataaaaagatcagaaatagcagaaatatgaaataattgtctcaatattatgtcaaagtatatcataaaattagattttcatttcaGTAAGGTTAAGATTTTCACTCGCTCGCGATGTTTTAGAAGTTCTCCCCTTCCGCCATGGCCCTAGGAAGAAGGGCTGCTGAGGATGCTGAAGCACCCCAAAATTTTCCcttggggtgctgcgtgtattattcctCATAG
It encodes the following:
- the LOC121412841 gene encoding uncharacterized protein LOC121412841 → MNYSSVVIIVLLAVIGLDLGQATYNHDLEFTEDEFQTLMDMMEDSENERDVRLSNWFKKAFNSAKDWTKKAASDAGKWTKKAASDAGKWTKKAVKDAGKAIKKGCGYVNEIPVKELVYHRTKEMTEEEFMSDVDEAQLAAAYNALKSGCKIIGK